In a single window of the Ciconia boyciana chromosome 7, ASM3463844v1, whole genome shotgun sequence genome:
- the CYP2J2 gene encoding cytochrome P450 2J2 codes for MLRFLWDSISFQMLLVFFIVFLLVADYMKHRKPKDFPPSPFSFPFVGHIHLLNFSNPQIMVQKLIEKYGDIFSVQVGSASFVFVNGLRMVKEVLVNQGENFMDRPEIPLDKEIFSKMGLVSSNGHLWKQQRRFTLTTLRNFGLGKRGLEERIQAECRCLVEAFGEEQGNPFNPHFKIYNAVSNIICSVTFGNRFDYHDEAFQKLLQLIDETVGLHGTIMSQLYNSFPSIIKFLPGSHQTIFKNWRLLKSFVKEKIIKHKEDWNPSESRDFIDSYLQEIAKDNGGGSFQEENLVACTLDLLFAGTETTSSTMRWALLYMAIYPEIQARVQAEIDAVIGQARQPALEDRNNMPYTNAVIHEVQRIGNIIPFNVPRLTVKDTVLDGFHIPKGTVVLTNLTSVMFDKNEWETPNTFNPGHFLKDGQFWKRESFVPFSIGKRACLGEVLARSELFLFFTALLQKFTFQPPPDTTLSLQFKLGITIAPQSYKICAVPR; via the exons ATGCTGCGCTTCCTCTGGGACAGCATCTCCTTCCAGATGCTCCTTGTCTTCTTCATTGTCTTCCTGCTTGTCGCCGACTACATGAAGCACAGAAAGCCGAAGGacttccctcccagccccttctcATTCCCCTTCGTGGGGCATATCCACCTGCTGAACTTCAGCAATCCCCAAATTATGGTGCAGAAG cttATTGAAAAATATGGGGACATCTTCAGCGTGCAGGTGGGCAGCGCATCGTTTGTGTTTGTAAATGGGCTGCGGATGGTTAAGGAAGTTCTTGTAAACCAAGGGGAAAACTTCATGGATCGCCCTGAAATTCCTCTCGACAAGGAGATCTTCAGCAAGATGG GACTGGTCTCCTCCAACGGACACTTatggaagcagcagaggaggtTCACCTTGACCACCCTCCGAAACTTcggcttggggaagaggggccTGGAGGAGCGCATCCAGGCGGAGTGCCGGTGCCTCGTGGAAGCGTTTGGGGAAGAGCAGG ggAATCCTTTCAACCCTCACTTTAAAATCTATAACGCTGTTTCAAACATCATCTGCTCTGTCACCTTTGGCAATCGGTTTGACTACCACGATGAGGCCTTCCAAAAATTGCTGCAGCTGATCGATGAGACGGTTGGCCTCCACGGGACCATCATGAGCCAG CTGTACAACTCTTTCCCGTCTATAATAAAGTTCTTGCCCGGATCCCAccaaaccatttttaaaaactggaggTTGTTGAAAAGTTTTGTGAAAGAGAAGATCATAAAACACAAGGAGGACTGGAACCCCTCAGAAAGCCGGGACTTCATCGACAGCTACCTGCAGGAGATAGCCAAG GACAACGGCGGCGGTAGCTTCCAGGAGGAAAACCTTGTGGCATGCACGCTTGACCTGCTGTTCGCCGGGACCGAGACCACTTCCTCAACCATGCGCTGGGCTCTGCTGTATATGGCCATATATCCAGAAATTCAAG CCCGCGTGCAAGCCGAGATTGACGCGGTCATCGGGCAGGCACGGCAGCCAGCCCTGGAGGACAGGAACAACATGCCGTACACCAACGCCGTCATCCACGAAGTGCAGAGGATAGGCAATATCATCCCTTTCAACGTGCCAAGACTGACGGTGAAGGACACTGTCTTGGATGGCTTCCACATACCAAAG gGCACTGTTGTACTCACAAATTTAACCTCCGTGATGTTTGACAAGAACGAGTGGGAAACCCCCAACACTTTTAACCCGGGGCATTTCCTGAAGGATGGCCAGTTCTGGAAAAGGGAGTCTTTTGTGCCATTTTCTATAG GGAAGCGTGCCTGCCTGGGCGAAGTGCTGGCCCGCTCCgagctcttcctcttcttcacgGCTCTGCTCCAGAAATTCACCTTCCAGCCACCCCCGGACACCACGCTCAGCCTCC